In Mongoliitalea daihaiensis, one DNA window encodes the following:
- the hemA gene encoding glutamyl-tRNA reductase — protein sequence MSTKFRAISLSHKSAPVQIREVIALDERSIHSLLLKFSEFFSIQDTLILSTCNRTEVYYSHQLDLSTEIIKLIGLEKGLTNIVEYQHYFKVMNDDQDAINHLFRVSMGLEAQVVGDQQIASQVKKAYQLSADLDMAGPFLHRLMHSVFFTSKRVVQETAFRDGAASVSYAAVELIEEITSNTYQPRVLLIGVGEIGEDVARNMVHIPEAKVTITNRTFDKAKVLADELGFEVVPFEKCFEYVQESDVIVCSIMKSDPFITKALVQSLDIPSYKLFVDLSVPRSIETSIEEVPGALLYNVDNIRSKASATLEKRLEAIPQVEQIIEESINDFFNWKKEMLVFPTINKLKNVLEQIRQEELSRYLKNADEKEIAVIDKITKSMMQKILKVPVVQLRAACQRDDADQMIDIITDLFDLEKVTDDKK from the coding sequence ATGTCCACAAAGTTTAGAGCTATTAGTTTGTCGCATAAGAGTGCTCCTGTACAAATCAGGGAAGTCATTGCTTTAGATGAACGTTCTATACATTCCCTTTTACTGAAGTTTAGTGAATTTTTTAGCATTCAGGATACATTGATATTATCTACATGCAACCGTACAGAAGTATACTACTCACATCAGCTCGATTTGAGTACAGAGATAATTAAATTAATAGGGCTAGAAAAAGGATTGACTAATATCGTTGAATATCAACATTACTTCAAAGTAATGAATGATGATCAGGATGCGATCAATCATTTGTTCAGAGTATCCATGGGATTGGAAGCTCAAGTTGTTGGAGATCAACAAATAGCTAGTCAGGTGAAGAAAGCCTATCAATTGTCTGCTGACTTAGATATGGCTGGGCCTTTCTTGCATCGATTGATGCACTCTGTTTTCTTTACAAGTAAGCGTGTGGTACAAGAAACAGCATTTCGCGATGGAGCGGCTTCCGTTTCTTATGCTGCAGTTGAATTAATTGAAGAGATTACTTCTAACACGTATCAGCCAAGGGTATTATTGATAGGTGTAGGTGAGATAGGGGAAGATGTGGCGAGAAATATGGTGCATATCCCTGAAGCAAAAGTGACCATTACCAATCGTACATTCGATAAGGCCAAAGTATTGGCAGATGAATTGGGTTTTGAAGTGGTTCCTTTTGAAAAATGCTTCGAATATGTACAGGAATCTGATGTAATCGTTTGCTCGATCATGAAATCAGACCCGTTCATCACCAAAGCGCTGGTACAATCCTTGGATATTCCTAGTTACAAGCTTTTTGTGGATTTATCTGTGCCTAGAAGTATTGAAACATCCATTGAGGAAGTTCCTGGTGCTTTATTATATAATGTAGACAATATCCGTAGTAAGGCATCTGCTACTCTTGAAAAGCGTTTAGAGGCTATCCCTCAAGTAGAGCAGATAATTGAGGAGTCAATCAATGACTTCTTTAATTGGAAAAAAGAAATGTTGGTATTCCCAACAATCAATAAGCTCAAAAATGTATTAGAACAGATCAGGCAGGAAGAACTCTCTCGATACCTTAAGAATGCTGATGAAAAAGAAATTGCTGTGATTGATAAAATCACCAAGAGCATGATGCAAAAAATACTTAAGGTTCCAGTAGTTCAATTGAGAGCAGCTTGTCAGCGTGATGATGCTGATCAAATGATTGATATCATCACAGATTTATTTGATCTTGAAAAAGTAACCGACGATAAAAAATAA
- the floA gene encoding flotillin-like protein FloA (flotillin-like protein involved in membrane lipid rafts), which translates to MEITNSAFILFAAFAGLTLLFIFLYFVPVNLWITAIFANVKVGIGELIGMRIRKVPPGVIVNAMITATKAGLDLTTNDLETHYLAGGNVPNVIRALISADKANIKLSFKQATAIDLAGRDVFEAVQISVNPKVINTPSVAAVAADGIQLIAKARVTVRANIAQLVGGAGEDTILARVGEGIVTSIGSAQNHKMVLENPDKISKLVLERGLDAGTAFEILSIDIADIDVGTNIGAKLQIDQASADLKVAEAKAEERRAMAVALEQEMKAKAVEMRAKVIEAEAEVPKAISEAFRSGNLGVMDYYKMENIKSDTEMRTSIADPNSSGSTTSSQDSTK; encoded by the coding sequence ATGGAAATTACCAATTCAGCATTTATCTTATTTGCTGCCTTTGCAGGTTTAACCCTGCTTTTTATCTTCTTGTACTTTGTACCGGTCAACCTATGGATCACAGCTATTTTCGCAAATGTGAAAGTAGGTATTGGAGAATTGATAGGGATGCGTATCCGAAAAGTACCCCCTGGAGTAATTGTCAATGCAATGATTACTGCAACCAAAGCAGGGCTTGATTTGACTACCAATGATCTAGAAACACATTACCTAGCAGGAGGAAATGTACCTAACGTAATCCGAGCACTTATTTCAGCGGACAAAGCAAACATCAAGTTGAGTTTTAAGCAAGCTACTGCCATTGATTTGGCGGGAAGAGATGTGTTTGAAGCAGTTCAAATCTCGGTAAACCCGAAGGTAATCAATACCCCTTCTGTGGCTGCAGTGGCTGCTGATGGCATCCAATTGATTGCTAAGGCGCGTGTAACCGTACGGGCAAACATTGCTCAGTTGGTCGGTGGTGCGGGTGAAGATACTATTTTAGCAAGGGTTGGTGAAGGTATTGTAACCTCTATCGGTTCGGCTCAAAATCATAAGATGGTATTGGAAAACCCTGATAAGATCTCCAAATTGGTTTTGGAGAGAGGTTTAGATGCGGGTACTGCCTTTGAAATTCTTTCCATTGATATTGCGGATATTGATGTAGGAACAAATATTGGTGCAAAACTACAAATTGATCAGGCCTCTGCTGATTTGAAAGTTGCGGAAGCAAAGGCTGAAGAAAGACGCGCGATGGCCGTCGCATTGGAACAAGAAATGAAGGCTAAAGCTGTAGAAATGAGAGCTAAAGTAATTGAAGCAGAAGCTGAGGTACCGAAAGCTATTTCAGAAGCATTCAGATCAGGAAATTTGGGAGTAATGGATTATTACAAAATGGAAAATATCAAATCTGACACAGAAATGAGAACTTCCATTGCTGACCCAAATAGTAGTGGGTCGACAACATCAAGCCAAGATTCTACCAAATAA
- a CDS encoding OmpP1/FadL family transporter, which translates to MRISKIFFLIFLVYAIEYNQAHAQFGYFEDALRFSQFRSTGSARVNGLGGAQVSLGGDISNIHMNPAGLGFFRRSEFSMTPTISNWQTESIFLGQSQENRVSNFALPNIGVVISNPKGPLQSGAFRGGSFGISFNRSNFFNTDVGYFSDVEGDISIIDFFLRRADGIPESQIQNAGLTGLAYETFLINPITVDGNGNPIANPTQYDSFVLGFPFQDELIITTGRTSQTTFSYGANFYNKLFLGAGVMFTAANFRRERRYTEEFFNEPLITTTTREFLETSGGGVSLNFGAIYKPIDQVNLGFNFQSPTWYRFNEQYDASMVNVFDNFFFEPENITLGREEARTDIILGTYNLNTPLRVSGGATFFVGKNGFITADVDFLDYTTSRINSRDFNPSDDNLEIRRLYGQVFNYRLGGEFRHDIFRLRGGYGFYGDPFANSNDFDRSMQQFSGGAGIRLKRFYVDFSYSVLMFDQLYNSFPFIENGFNIGPFTEIRNRINSGSLTFGINF; encoded by the coding sequence ATGCGAATCTCGAAAATCTTTTTTTTGATCTTCTTGGTGTATGCTATTGAATATAATCAAGCCCATGCACAATTTGGATACTTTGAAGATGCTTTACGTTTCAGCCAATTCCGCTCCACTGGTTCTGCCAGAGTCAATGGATTGGGAGGTGCCCAAGTGTCATTAGGAGGAGATATTTCCAACATTCATATGAATCCAGCAGGATTGGGATTTTTTAGAAGGTCGGAATTTAGCATGACACCGACAATTAGCAATTGGCAAACAGAATCAATTTTTCTTGGTCAATCCCAAGAAAATAGAGTGAGCAATTTCGCTCTTCCCAATATCGGAGTAGTTATCTCAAACCCCAAGGGACCACTTCAGAGTGGCGCATTTAGGGGAGGATCTTTTGGTATCAGCTTCAATAGAAGTAATTTCTTTAACACAGATGTCGGATATTTCTCGGATGTAGAGGGAGATATTTCAATCATTGATTTTTTTCTAAGAAGGGCTGATGGCATTCCTGAAAGTCAGATTCAAAACGCAGGTTTGACAGGTCTTGCTTATGAGACATTTTTGATCAATCCAATTACTGTTGATGGGAATGGAAATCCAATTGCTAATCCAACTCAATACGATTCATTTGTATTGGGATTTCCTTTTCAAGATGAGTTGATTATTACCACTGGTAGAACTTCCCAGACAACCTTTTCGTATGGTGCCAACTTTTACAACAAGTTGTTCCTAGGCGCTGGAGTCATGTTTACGGCTGCTAATTTTCGCCGCGAAAGAAGATATACAGAGGAATTCTTTAATGAACCTTTGATCACTACCACAACACGAGAGTTTTTAGAAACTTCAGGTGGAGGTGTAAGTCTAAATTTTGGTGCTATTTATAAGCCTATTGATCAAGTAAATCTTGGTTTCAATTTCCAGTCTCCTACGTGGTACCGCTTCAATGAGCAGTATGATGCAAGTATGGTCAATGTATTTGATAATTTCTTTTTTGAACCAGAAAATATTACCCTAGGAAGAGAGGAAGCAAGGACTGATATTATTTTAGGTACTTACAATTTAAATACACCTCTTAGGGTAAGTGGTGGAGCTACTTTCTTTGTTGGTAAAAATGGTTTTATAACCGCAGATGTTGATTTCCTAGATTACACCACAAGTAGAATCAATTCCCGTGATTTCAATCCATCAGATGATAATTTAGAAATTAGAAGATTGTATGGTCAGGTATTCAATTACCGATTAGGGGGCGAATTTAGACATGATATCTTTCGCTTGAGAGGGGGATATGGTTTTTATGGAGATCCATTTGCCAATTCTAATGATTTTGACAGATCTATGCAGCAATTCTCAGGAGGTGCCGGTATTCGTCTGAAAAGATTTTATGTAGACTTCTCGTACTCAGTATTAATGTTTGATCAATTGTATAATTCATTTCCCTTCATAGAAAATGGATTTAACATCGGTCCATTTACGGAAATTCGTAATCGGATAAATTCCGGGAGTTTGACCTTTGGGATTAACTTTTAA
- a CDS encoding WG repeat-containing protein, whose translation MVLKKASLVLVVSIFSLASYAQTYEVFDKDLKLKFRVEYDQINILGEAVRISTVNNELKLLSKEYKPYFDLKANQVIAYDQPWIVVKGKDGMGAFHEYGIEVFPTTYDDIQTYFTRVLAKKGDRYFVYDHATKQTKPIGAFDEAFMALNGQVVAKNSQGYFLPLSGNPDRIFEKITQVNENFLFVQQPTGYGLVNREGDYVLEPVIDRLDHLEGDYFFGFDGNQYMLIKGREGKADIRYTSYHKITVENDVILEYIHGKLRRVMNYDGILLDQVGMEAVSSVGEKHYNVRLRDAKIGLLGPKGWEVNPMSQVDKILPGSEGLYPAYKGGKIGFVDKQGRWVIPPSYEQVGKFSQGKAAVSTRGSWAFINTQGNPLTEFKFEQSQGFVQGVAVVQYQGLFNLVDAAGHVLFDQGFDRIFPTENNYYLTERQGLMGLLSPAGKVIAEPSFQEIRREEFDRIVARQGDKYGILNENGEFLLPLYYRNIIFDQGSQQILAEDAYQFEIEDLTKSSTSNQGKKKRGS comes from the coding sequence ATGGTATTGAAAAAGGCATCGCTTGTGCTGGTAGTGAGTATATTTTCACTTGCTTCATATGCGCAGACGTACGAGGTTTTTGACAAGGATTTAAAGCTCAAATTTAGAGTTGAGTACGATCAAATTAATATTCTGGGAGAAGCGGTACGTATCAGTACTGTCAACAACGAGCTCAAACTCTTGAGTAAGGAATATAAACCCTATTTTGATTTAAAAGCTAATCAGGTTATTGCTTACGATCAACCTTGGATTGTGGTCAAAGGAAAAGATGGTATGGGAGCCTTCCACGAATATGGAATAGAGGTTTTTCCAACCACCTATGATGATATTCAGACCTATTTTACCAGGGTCTTAGCCAAAAAAGGAGATCGGTATTTTGTATATGATCATGCTACAAAGCAAACAAAGCCAATTGGAGCTTTTGATGAAGCATTTATGGCACTTAATGGTCAAGTGGTAGCTAAAAACTCTCAAGGATATTTTTTACCCCTATCTGGCAATCCGGACAGGATCTTCGAAAAAATCACACAAGTCAATGAAAATTTTCTCTTTGTTCAGCAGCCTACAGGATATGGTTTAGTGAATAGAGAGGGAGATTATGTATTAGAGCCTGTTATTGATCGCTTGGACCATTTAGAAGGGGATTATTTTTTTGGTTTTGATGGAAATCAGTACATGTTGATCAAAGGAAGGGAAGGGAAAGCAGATATTCGCTATACTTCTTATCACAAAATCACGGTTGAAAATGATGTGATCTTGGAATACATCCATGGAAAACTAAGGAGAGTGATGAATTATGATGGGATCCTCTTAGACCAGGTGGGAATGGAAGCCGTCAGCAGTGTAGGAGAGAAGCATTACAATGTACGATTGAGAGATGCAAAAATAGGACTTTTAGGTCCCAAAGGATGGGAAGTCAATCCCATGTCACAAGTAGATAAAATTTTACCCGGTTCAGAAGGACTATATCCGGCATATAAAGGAGGAAAGATAGGCTTTGTCGATAAACAAGGAAGGTGGGTTATACCGCCTTCTTACGAACAGGTAGGTAAATTTAGTCAAGGCAAAGCCGCTGTCAGTACTCGTGGGAGTTGGGCGTTTATCAATACGCAAGGAAATCCATTGACAGAGTTCAAGTTTGAGCAAAGCCAAGGGTTTGTTCAGGGAGTTGCTGTAGTTCAGTATCAAGGCTTGTTTAATTTGGTTGATGCAGCTGGTCATGTATTGTTTGATCAAGGATTTGATCGGATTTTCCCTACAGAAAATAATTATTATTTAACAGAAAGGCAAGGCTTAATGGGGCTATTATCTCCTGCGGGTAAAGTCATAGCAGAGCCTTCTTTCCAAGAAATCAGAAGGGAAGAATTTGATAGAATCGTCGCAAGGCAGGGAGATAAATATGGGATTCTCAATGAAAATGGAGAATTTTTGTTACCGCTTTATTATCGCAATATCATTTTTGATCAAGGGTCTCAACAGATTTTGGCAGAAGATGCATATCAATTTGAGATAGAAGATCTCACCAAGTCTTCAACCTCTAATCAGGGTAAAAAGAAAAGGGGTTCTTGA
- the proS gene encoding proline--tRNA ligase translates to MSKGLPKRSEDYSLWYNELVKRADLAENSAVRGCMVIKPYGYSIWEKMQAELDRMFKETGHTNAYFPLFIPKSFLSKEASHVEGFAKECAVVTHYRLKNSEDGKSVIVDPDAKLEEELIVRPTSETVIWSTYKNWIQSYRDLPLLVNQWANVVRWEMRTRLFLRTTEFLWQEGHTAHATKAEAISETVQMMNVYAEFAETFMALPVVKGVKSENERFAGAEDTYCIEALMQDGKALQAGTSHFLGQNFAKAFDVKFATKEGGLEYVWGTSWGVSTRLMGALIMAHSDDNGLVLPPKLAPIQVVIVPIYKGEDELQKISEKAHEIMQQLRRVGITVKFDDRDTHKPGWKFAEYELKGVPLRIAMGPRDLENNTIELARRDTLTKSTLSLEGISIAPYILDLLDEIQETIYTKALNFRTSMTTDANTWDEFQDLLENKGGFISAHWDGTKETEEKIKELTKATIRCIPIDVKEESGACIFTGNPSNKRVLFARAY, encoded by the coding sequence ATGAGCAAAGGATTGCCAAAAAGAAGCGAAGACTACTCTTTGTGGTACAATGAATTAGTAAAAAGAGCTGACTTGGCCGAAAATTCCGCAGTTAGGGGGTGTATGGTCATCAAACCTTATGGATACTCCATTTGGGAAAAGATGCAGGCTGAACTTGACCGGATGTTTAAGGAAACTGGTCATACCAATGCCTATTTTCCACTTTTCATCCCTAAATCATTCCTATCCAAAGAAGCCAGCCACGTGGAAGGGTTTGCAAAAGAATGTGCTGTGGTAACGCATTACAGGCTAAAAAATTCCGAAGATGGAAAAAGCGTTATAGTGGACCCAGACGCCAAATTAGAGGAAGAATTGATTGTTAGACCTACTTCTGAAACAGTCATTTGGAGCACTTATAAAAACTGGATCCAATCCTATAGAGACCTACCTCTTTTGGTCAATCAATGGGCCAATGTAGTTCGATGGGAAATGAGAACAAGGCTGTTCCTCCGCACTACTGAATTTCTATGGCAGGAAGGCCATACAGCACATGCGACTAAAGCTGAGGCAATTTCTGAAACAGTACAAATGATGAATGTCTACGCAGAATTTGCAGAAACTTTTATGGCTCTTCCCGTAGTAAAAGGAGTAAAGAGTGAAAATGAACGATTTGCTGGAGCTGAAGACACGTATTGTATAGAAGCATTGATGCAAGATGGCAAAGCACTACAAGCAGGAACTTCCCACTTTTTAGGCCAAAATTTCGCCAAAGCATTTGATGTGAAATTTGCTACCAAAGAAGGTGGATTGGAATATGTCTGGGGAACTAGCTGGGGAGTAAGTACACGTTTGATGGGGGCTTTGATTATGGCTCATTCGGATGACAACGGATTAGTACTCCCTCCAAAACTAGCACCTATTCAAGTGGTAATTGTTCCCATCTATAAAGGAGAAGATGAGCTGCAAAAAATTTCTGAAAAAGCACATGAAATCATGCAGCAACTCAGACGAGTAGGAATCACCGTGAAATTTGACGATCGAGACACACATAAACCTGGATGGAAATTTGCAGAGTATGAATTAAAAGGAGTGCCTTTGCGAATAGCCATGGGTCCACGGGACTTGGAAAACAACACAATAGAACTTGCTAGAAGAGATACACTTACCAAATCTACACTTTCATTAGAAGGCATTTCAATAGCTCCTTATATTTTGGACTTGCTGGATGAAATCCAAGAAACAATTTATACCAAAGCATTAAATTTCCGCACATCCATGACTACGGATGCCAATACTTGGGATGAGTTTCAGGATCTTTTGGAAAATAAAGGTGGATTTATTTCCGCTCATTGGGATGGTACAAAAGAAACTGAAGAAAAAATTAAAGAATTGACCAAAGCTACCATTCGCTGTATTCCCATCGATGTCAAAGAGGAATCAGGTGCTTGCATCTTTACAGGTAATCCATCAAATAAACGGGTCTTATTTGCTAGAGCTTACTAA
- a CDS encoding NfeD family protein, translating into MTWFILISLLTIGLILVVAEVLFVPGTTLVGILGAIVTVVGVYYAFISLDINVAYGVAAATLTANLGMLIYGLRSGVWKKFALTNSIQSRAFDNRLEGLYVQMEGVATSDIKPIGKAEFADKIYEVKSDAGFIRVGTKVWISKLENNTIIVKV; encoded by the coding sequence ATGACTTGGTTTATTTTAATTAGCCTTTTGACCATAGGCCTAATCTTAGTCGTCGCAGAAGTCTTATTTGTACCGGGCACTACTCTTGTAGGTATTTTGGGAGCCATAGTAACTGTTGTAGGAGTCTATTATGCGTTTATCAGTCTAGATATAAATGTAGCCTATGGAGTAGCTGCTGCTACCTTAACTGCAAATCTCGGCATGCTAATTTATGGATTACGCTCAGGGGTTTGGAAAAAGTTCGCATTAACAAATTCTATTCAAAGCCGCGCTTTTGACAACCGTTTGGAAGGTTTATACGTCCAAATGGAGGGTGTGGCAACTTCCGACATCAAACCTATTGGAAAAGCAGAATTTGCAGACAAAATTTATGAAGTAAAATCTGATGCGGGCTTTATCCGTGTGGGAACCAAAGTTTGGATTAGTAAATTAGAAAATAATACAATCATCGTTAAAGTATAA